AACCCGAACGTGCACGACATTCATCTGGCGTTTTTGGGCGACTACATGACGTCGTTAACCAGCGTGTGGCTGTCTAAGTAACCGCTCGGCGTATCCCAGCGAGTGCAGCAAGTCGTTTCTTTGCCGAGCGCGGCTCGCTCCTGTCTCAGCGTATCCCGCGCGAGTGCGGCAAGTCGGCAAAGTTTCTTTCCCGCCGCTCCGAAAAACGCTTGACGTTCCAACTGAGAATTTTTATACTTTTTTCAGGCATTGCAAAAGCAGTGTCAAATGCTCACAAGGGGGAACTTACTGTGAAAAAGTTTTTGGCTTTCTGCGCGTTAGCTTCCGTCCTCGCTGGGGGAACGGCCTTCGCCGATAAGCCGGCACAGCTTCGTTTTATGGCTGGACCTCCCGGCGGTAACTGGTTTGCCTTGGGCGGCGCTTTGGCCGACCTGTGGACGGCCAACGATCAGCCCACAACCAGCATTTCGGGCGGCGGCGTGTCGAACATCATCAACGCGGACCGGAACAAGGGGGATCTGGGCTTTTCCAACACGTCCATGGTGGCCGTGGCCCAAAAGGGCGGCTGTGCGCCGTTCAACGAGCCGGTCAAGAACGCGTCCATTCTCGCCAACCTGTACACCCAGTACACCTATTTCATCGCCCGCAAAGATTTCGCCGAGAAGAACGGCATCAAGACGGTGAACGATATCGTCGCAAAGAAGATCCCGATCCGCTTCGGTACCCTCAAGACCGGTTCCGGCTCGGAGTTTGTCGTCAACGCGGTGTTCCGCGACGGTTTCGGGATCGACTACCGCAAGGCTATCCCCGAGTGGGGCGGCTCGGTTGAGTACGCTTCCTACTCCGGCGGCGCGGACCTTCTGGCGGACAACCACCTGGACGTGTTCGCGTTCTCGGTCGGCAAGGTCGCTTCCATCGTCATGCAGATCGAGAGCCAGACCGACGTGGTCATTCTCGGCATGGAGCAGGAAACCCTTGACAAGATCGGCGCCGCGATCGGCACGACGACGTTCACCGTCGACCCGGGCATCTACAAGAGCGTCACGAAAGACCCGGTCAAGGTCGTCGGCGACTACACCTGCATTGTCGTCCGCAGCGATCTGGATGACGACGTGGTTTACAACCTGTGCAAGACCATGTACGAGGGACAGGACGTTCTGGCCAAGGCCGTTGTCGATATGAAAGAGCTGAACCCCAAGACTGCCGTTCCCCCCGCCCCAATCATCACTCACCCGGGCGCGGTCAAGTACTGGCAGGAAGTTTCCGCTTCCAAATAACCGGCAGCTGAACCGTCTCTTCGACAGGAAGACAGGCCAAGATCCTGTCTTCCTGTCTATTTTTCAGGCCGTCCTTTTCGGACGTCCGAACGAAATGGGGTTTGATTGATGAGAAAATTACAGGGCCCCGTCGCGAAGGCGCTGTACTTGTACGTCTTGGCAATGGGACTTTTTCACCTGTACACCGCCGTCTTCGGCTCGTTTGAGGCATACCTCCAGCGGGCAATTCACCTGACATGGGTGCTTCCCATGGTGTTCGTGCTCTACCCGTTCGCGAAGAACAAGTCCGGCGAGCCTGAGACGTCCGTGCCGTGGTATGACTGGGTTTTGGCGGCCGCGGCTGCCGCGCCCGGCCTGTACAGCATGTTCACCTACAGCCAGATCATCATGCGAATGCAGGGCGTGGACGAGCTGACGACCGTTCAGATCGTCTTGGGCACTGTGCTGATCGTCCTGCTCTTGGAAGGCACCCGGCGCATCGTCGGCCTTCCGATCGTTCTGGTCGCTCTGGCCTTCACGGTTTACACGCTGGTCTGCGACTCTCACTGGCTGCCCTCAGTCCTGCAGGGCGTTCCTACCGAGTACAGCCGAATGGTTGAGGGCATGTACCTGACCGACGAGGGAATTTTCTCGTCGTCTCTGGGCGTTTCCGCCACGTTCGTCATGATCTTCCTGATCTTCGGCGGCTTCCTCGAAAAGAGCGGCGTGGGCGAGTACTTCATGGAGTTCGCTCAGGCGTTCACCGGCACTCAGGCCGGCGGCCCGGCGAAGATCGCCGTGCTCAGCTCCGCGCTGTTCGGCTCCATTTCCGGCTCGGCCGTGGCGAACGTGTACGGCACCGGCTCGTTCACCATTCCCTTGATGAAGCGAATCGGCTACGAACCCCACTTCGCCGGGGCCGTCGAGGCGGTTTCCAGCGCCGGAGGCCAGATCATGCCGCCGGTCATGGGCGCCGGGGCGTTCGTCATGGCCGCCCTGCTGGGCGTCCAGTTCAACAAAATCATCATCGCTGCCGTGCTGCCAGCGCTTCTCTACTACGGCGCCGTCCTGCTGATGGTCCACCTGACGGCGGTGAAAAACGGTCTGAAAGGGCTCAAAGCCTCCGAACTGCCCTCCAAGACGTCGGTCGCCAAACGACTGTACATGATGGCCCCGATCGTCCTGCTGGTCTACATGCTTCTGGCCGGCTACACGCCCATGTACGGAGCCGTCGCGGGCATCGTCACCGCGTGGGCCGTTTCTCTGCCCAACAAGGAACGGCGCATGGGGCCGGTTCGGATCCTTCAGGCCATTCATGACGGCTCGGTCGGCATTCCGATTATCTGCGTGGCCTGCGCGTCTGCCGGCCTCGTGGTGGGCAGCGTCGCCCTGTCGGGCATCGGGTTCAAGTTCGTCAGCGCCGTTCTCTCCATCGCTCAAGGGAGCCGGTTCTTCGCTCTGCTGCTGATCGCGTTAGTGTCGCTGATCCTCGGCATGGGACTTCCCACCACCAGCGCGTACATTCTTGGCGCGGCGCTGGGCGTCCCGGCGTTAGTCAAGCTCCACTTCATGCCGATTGCCGCCCACATGTTCGTGTTCTACTACGCCATCATCTCCAACATCACCCCGCCGGTCGCTCTGGCGGCCTACGCGGCGTCGTCCATCGCCGGGTCTTCGCCCAATAAGACCGGGTGGACGGCCTGCCGGCTGGGATTTTTGGCGTTCGTCATCCCGTTCGCGTTCTGTTACGATCCCGGACTGCTGTTCCAGTTGGGCTGGGGCAAGAACATCCTGTCGATCGTCAGCGGCGTGGTGACGCTGTTGGCCGTGGCGCTGGGCTTTACCGGCTACGCCCGCGGGCCGATCAACATTGTCTGGCGTGCCCTGCTTTTTGCCGGCGCGGCGGTGGCGCTTCACCCGTCCACGCTGTTGTCCTTGGCCGGCACGGCGGTCGTGATCGCGCTGATTTTCCTTTCCAATCTCCCGATGGCTAAGCCTCAGACGGCTACCGCAACGGGAAATTCGTAAGGCAGCAAGGCAAAAAGCGAGCCGCTTCCGTTTGGAAGCGGCTCGCTTTTTGAACGGTTATCGAGCGGATTCGCTGAGGCGGGCGTGAAGAGCCAGCCAGACGGCCTGAGGCGAGACGCTCGTATGGGTTACCCAGTGGGGAACTTTTGAGGGGATCACGAGCCAGTCGCCGGGAGAAAGGGAAATCGTTTGGAACTGGCCGCCGCCGAGGTCGATCTTGAGCCTGGCGCTCCCCGCGAGGAGACAGACCCACTCGTCTTCGTCCTGAACGTACGGGCTGTCTTGAGGCGTGGTCTGCCCTGCGGAAATAATTCGCTCCAGCGTCAGGCCGGTGAAGTCTTTCAGCAGGACTTCCAGCTTCTCGCCGTTGGCCTGCGGCGCGGCGGGATCGCTGAACAGGCTGCCCCGAACGAGCGGTTTCACCGAACGACAGAGGCGCCGATGGGGTCAACGTATCCCCAGCCGGCATCCCACGGGAAAAGGATCCACGTGTCCTGGCTGACCGAGTCGACGCAGTCGTCCACGTAGGGATGGCCGGCCGGTTTGGCGTACACCGAGACGAAGTGGGCGCCAGGCATCATGTTTCGAACGAACGCGGCAGTCCGGCCCGTGTCAACCAAGTCGTCCACGATGAGCGTCCTGTCCGGGTCGCCCGACAGGTCGATGTTCTTCAGGACCTGCAGCTCTCCCTGCTCTCTCAAGCTGTAGCTTGAAATGCACACCGTGTCGACGAGCCGGACGTCCAGCTCCCGGGCTATGATGGCCGCCG
This is a stretch of genomic DNA from Jonquetella anthropi DSM 22815. It encodes these proteins:
- a CDS encoding TAXI family TRAP transporter solute-binding subunit: MKKFLAFCALASVLAGGTAFADKPAQLRFMAGPPGGNWFALGGALADLWTANDQPTTSISGGGVSNIINADRNKGDLGFSNTSMVAVAQKGGCAPFNEPVKNASILANLYTQYTYFIARKDFAEKNGIKTVNDIVAKKIPIRFGTLKTGSGSEFVVNAVFRDGFGIDYRKAIPEWGGSVEYASYSGGADLLADNHLDVFAFSVGKVASIVMQIESQTDVVILGMEQETLDKIGAAIGTTTFTVDPGIYKSVTKDPVKVVGDYTCIVVRSDLDDDVVYNLCKTMYEGQDVLAKAVVDMKELNPKTAVPPAPIITHPGAVKYWQEVSASK
- a CDS encoding TRAP transporter permease, which gives rise to MRKLQGPVAKALYLYVLAMGLFHLYTAVFGSFEAYLQRAIHLTWVLPMVFVLYPFAKNKSGEPETSVPWYDWVLAAAAAAPGLYSMFTYSQIIMRMQGVDELTTVQIVLGTVLIVLLLEGTRRIVGLPIVLVALAFTVYTLVCDSHWLPSVLQGVPTEYSRMVEGMYLTDEGIFSSSLGVSATFVMIFLIFGGFLEKSGVGEYFMEFAQAFTGTQAGGPAKIAVLSSALFGSISGSAVANVYGTGSFTIPLMKRIGYEPHFAGAVEAVSSAGGQIMPPVMGAGAFVMAALLGVQFNKIIIAAVLPALLYYGAVLLMVHLTAVKNGLKGLKASELPSKTSVAKRLYMMAPIVLLVYMLLAGYTPMYGAVAGIVTAWAVSLPNKERRMGPVRILQAIHDGSVGIPIICVACASAGLVVGSVALSGIGFKFVSAVLSIAQGSRFFALLLIALVSLILGMGLPTTSAYILGAALGVPALVKLHFMPIAAHMFVFYYAIISNITPPVALAAYAASSIAGSSPNKTGWTACRLGFLAFVIPFAFCYDPGLLFQLGWGKNILSIVSGVVTLLAVALGFTGYARGPINIVWRALLFAGAAVALHPSTLLSLAGTAVVIALIFLSNLPMAKPQTATATGNS
- a CDS encoding cupin domain-containing protein; translated protein: MKPLVRGSLFSDPAAPQANGEKLEVLLKDFTGLTLERIISAGQTTPQDSPYVQDEDEWVCLLAGSARLKIDLGGGQFQTISLSPGDWLVIPSKVPHWVTHTSVSPQAVWLALHARLSESAR
- the gpt gene encoding xanthine phosphoribosyltransferase; its protein translation is MSLSDRYHKTFQISWEQLQRDCRSLARRLVTRPWNRIIGIARGGLVPAAIIARELDVRLVDTVCISSYSLREQGELQVLKNIDLSGDPDRTLIVDDLVDTGRTAAFVRNMMPGAHFVSVYAKPAGHPYVDDCVDSVSQDTWILFPWDAGWGYVDPIGASVVR